The genomic region TTGACATCAACACTAAATTTATTCCAGAGCTAGATTTCACGTATTTCTTTACAAAGAACATCGCGGCAGAATTGATCTTAGGAACAACAAAACACAATGTTAATACAACAGGATCAGACCTAACTGCAATCGGATTAGGTGCATCTGAAGATGTAGATCTAGGTTCTGTTTGGTTACTTCCTCCGACATTGACAGCACAGTACCATTTCTATCCAGGAAAATTGGTTAAACCTTATGTTGGTGCCGGTGTGAACTATACAATATTCTATAATGTAGATGAAGGTAACACAGTAAAAGGTGTAGAGTACAAAAACAAATTTGGTTTTGCTACACAAATCGGTACTGACATCAACATTACAGATAAATTCTTCCTTAACGTGGATGCGAAATACATCTTCTTGAAAACAGATGTTGACGTAGATGCTTCCAACTTAGCTGCGGGTTTAGCCATTCCGGCAACAGTTGACATCAATCCATTCTTAGTGGGAGTTGGTATTGGATATAAATTCTAGTAGCATATTATCAAAAGCGCTCCGGTCTAAGCTTGCTCTCTGCTGAAACCGGAGTTTTTTTACCCAAAAAAGGGGACCCCGTCCGGAGTCCCCTTTGCTTTTATCTTTTTCTTTCTAATTAGAAAGGTAAATCGTCATCATCAGCGCCGCTAGACGAGATATCTACGGGAGGCATATCAGCATAACCAGGTGCTGGTGCCGCTGCAGCAGTGTTCGCTAATTTGGTAACACGCCATGCTACTAAAGAGTTGAAGTAAGTTGTAACCCCTTCTTTGTTCGTCCAAGGACGACCACGAAGGTTGAAAGATACTTCTACATCTTCACCTACCGCTAGGTTATCAAATATATTAACGCGATCTTGAGTTGCCTCAAAGCGGATGTATTCTACAAATTGTGGGTTTTCAGCATATGCAACAATCATATCTCTCTTTTTGAAAGATTCTGTAACTTGTTGTGTTGCGCCTACTTCATGTACTTTTCCTCTTATTTCCATAACTAAACTTTTAAACCGTAAAATTAATCAAATTTTGCTAAGAGAATAAGTAACTTTGCAGAAATATGGCAGAAGTTTTCAACACCCAAAGCAAGGTAATCATTACTTGCAACCGTCGCTTATCTCCTTATCTGGAGCAAGAAGTGAGAGATTTAGGATTCGAAATTAAGCGTGCATTCAATACCGGCGTCGAGGTGAAAGCCTCTGTAAATGAGTGTATCAAGTTAAATTTAAACTTACGCACGGCCAGCCAAGTATTGTATGAAATCAAATCGTTCAGGGCGAGTGATGCCAACGAACTATACAAGCAATTATTGGGGATTAGCTGGGAGGATATCATCCCGTTTGACGGCTACTTCTCCGTAACATCCAACGTACATAATGAAACGATCACGACGCCATTATTTGCCAATGTCAAGGTGAAAGATGCAATTGTAGATCGTATAAAAGATAAAAAAGGATTACGTCCGAACACGGGACCAGATTTATCCAAGGCTGTTATCCATTTGCATTGGATGGAAGACCGTGCGGAGATCTTTTTAGATACTTCGGGCGAAACCTTAGCGAAGCATGGCTACCGTAAGCATCCGGGGAAAGCCCCGATGCTGGAAGCATTAGCATCTGCCACAATATTCGCGACACAGTGGGACGGTAAATCGCCTTTTGTAAATCCGATGTGTGGTTCCGGTACTCTGGCGATTGAGGCGGCATTGATTGCGCAGAATCGTAAACCGGGGTTGCAGCGTATGAATTACTCTTTCATGCACTTTATCGGTTATAATGAAGAGGTTTTCTTTGAGGAACGTCGCATATTGAAAGAAATTACCGACAAACAGAACCTACCGCATATCATCGCCTCGGATATTTCAGCAGATGCGATTGAAATATCCAAATCTAATGCCCGTACCGCTGGCGTAGAGCATTTGATTGAATTTGAAGTTTGTGATTTTGCAGATACAACGATTCCAGTAGGTGATGGTGTGATCATGTTCAACCCGGAATATGGCGAACGTTTGGGAGTTCACAGCAAATTGGAGCTTACCTACAAACGCATGGGCGACTTCTTAAAGCAAGATTGCAAAGGCTACCGTGGCTATGTTTTTACGGGAAACCCAGATTTAGCGAAGAAAATCGGCCTACGTGCATCTAGAAGATTTGAATTCTTCAACGGTAAATTAGATTGTCGCTTGTTACAATACGAACTTTATGAAGGAACAAAAGAAAAGTAAGGAAGAGATCCTCGACCTGACGGTTGCTTTTGTTCAGGACACATTGAAAGATGCCGAGTCTGGTCATGACTGGTGGCACATTCAACGAGTGTGGAATAATACCAAGCATATTCTGCAACACGAAAAAGCAGATCCCTTAGTTTGCGAGTTGACGGCCCTATTGCATGATATTGCCGACAGTAAATTCCATGATGGCGATGAAACTATTGGTCCGCGCGTGGCTGGAGAATTCCTTCAATCTATCGATGTGGATCAGGATGTTATACAACATGTGCAACAGATTATCCTGAACATGTCGTTCAAAGCTTCTTTGGGCGAAGTGACTTTCCATTCGAAAGAATTGGAGGTTGTGCAGGATGCAGACCGCTTAGATGCGATTGGTGCTATCGGGATTGTTCGGGCTTTCACCTATGGTGGATTTAAGAACCGTGAAATCTATAATCCGAATATTCCAGTGCAAGTGAATCAAGATAAGGAGTCCTACAAGAATACGACAGCTCCGACAATCAATCATTTCTACGAGAAATTGTTGCTGCTAAAAGATAAGATGAATACGCCGACCGCAAAAGCAATTGCCGAGAAACGCCATCAGTATATGGAAGGTTTCTTGGATCAATTTTATGCGGAATGGAACGGTGAAATGTAAAAGGGGACAGAATTAGAATACTTCCTCTCTACTCTCTTCAATGAAGCGGGATAAAAACAATTATTTATCAATTACCGTTCAATTGCAACAATTTTATTAAGATTTAAACGCTCCAAAGCATTTTTAATAATAACTTAACATAATTTGGGTAACTTCGATAAAATGATTTAAACCATGCATCGAAGTTACTTTTTCAAGCTAAACTACCTTCTTTTCCTATTTTTATCCTGTTCGATTCTGCATAGCCATGCACAATCTTCTGATTCACTCACCGTGGTTAATAAGGAATGGACGGTGAAGAAAGTTGCAAAGGGCGTCGAATGGAAGCAAGGTCATTTCGATAATCTTTTCAACAGTGTGCAAGAAGTCAACTGGATTGAAATAGATTTGAAAAAACAGGGGAAAAATCTGCATCTAGCTGCAGATTCCAAGATACTTAAACCAACCTCTGAATTCGCTTTAGAGAACAATGCTTTGGTCGCTATCAATGGTGGCTTCTTCAATATGAAAGATGGCGGAGCGGTTGATTATATTAGAGTCGATGGACAAGTTATCAACCAGACTGCCAAAGAATCTGACCGGGCAAACGCGGTCTTGAGCATTGACAGGAAGCGTGTAACAATCCAGCCTGCAACCAGAGAAAATGTGGAAGATTCCCAATCTCGCAACCTGATGCTATCGGGTCCACTACTCCTTCAAAGCGCAAACCGCTATAATCTTGGCAAGAACGCATTTAACGATAATCGACACCCTAGAACAGCTGTTGGCATTGCCAAAAAGAACAAATTGATCCTATTGGTTGTCGATGGTAGAAATGCGCAGGCACAGGGCATGAGCCTACATGAGCTTGCCTCGCTGATGAAATGGATTGGCGCACAAGACGCTATGAATCTTGACGGCGGTGGAAGTTCTACCCTTTTTGTAAAAGGCGGAAGTCCGAACGACATCGTCAATTACCCATCAGACAATAAGAAATTCGACCACGAAGGACAAAGAAACGTGGCGAATATTATCTATCTTAAAAACTAACACCATTATAAAATGAAAAAATCCTTTTTATTAGTTGCTATGACTATAGTTTTCCATGTCGGCTTATTCGCGCAAACTTCTATCATCGCGCATCGCGGCGTGTGGAAAAACACACAGCTTCCGCAGAATTCCATCGCATCCTTGAATGCGGCAATCGAACAAAAACTATGGGGCTCTGAATTCGATGTGCATTTGACGAAAGACGATGTGTTAGTCGTATGCCACGACCATGATTTTTACGGATTGGAAATCGAACAATTAACCTATAAAGAGTTACTTGCAAAGAAACATCCCAATGGGGAGTCAATTCCGACCGTAGAAGAGTATTTAACGGCTGGTTTAAAGCAAAAGAACACGAAATTAATTTACGAACTAAAAACAAGCAGAATCAGCAAAGAGCGAACGTTGAAAGCGGTAGAACTTTCCTTAGCAATCGTCAAAAAGATGAAAGCAACGAAAATGGTCGAGTATATTGCTTTCGACTGGGATGCCTGTTTAAAATTCCGCCAGCTAGACAAAAATGCCAAAGTGCATTACCTAAATGGAGATAAAACGCCAGCGCAAGTGAAAGAAGCCAAATTAAACGGTATAGATTACAACCTGAACGTCTTTAAAAAGAATCCAACATGGATTAAGGAAAGTAAGGACTTGAAATTGAAGGTAAACGTTTGGACGGTAAACAACGAAGCAGATATGAAATACTTTTTAAATGAAGAAGTTGATTATATTACCACGGATGAACCAGAACTACTATCAAAAATAATCAACAAATAAAATGAAGAAAATCCTAATCAACCTAACCCTACTATTACTTGTCAGTTTTTCTTATGCTCAAAAGTTCAATGTTGCGACCTTCAATGTAGCGACATTTAATATCCGAATGAAAACAAAAGCGGATACCGGCAACCTTTGGGATGTGAGAAAACATGCGGTAAACAACCTCATCAAATACCACGAATTTGATATTTTCGGCGTTCAAGAAGCCTTTAAGGAACAGTTAGATGATATGCTATCGGCACTTCCTAACTTTCAGTATATCGGCGTAGGACGCGATGATGGCTCCAACAAAGGAGAACATTCCGCGATCCTCTACAATACAAATCGCTTCAAGATCTTGAAGAACGGCACTTTCTGGCTGTCGGCAACCGACACCGAAAAACCGAATAAGGGTTGGGACGCAGCATTACCACGTATTTGTACCTGGGGAGTTTTCCAAGACAAAAACAATGGCAAGAAGTTTATCATGATGAATACTCACTTCGACCATATCGGTAAAGAAGCGCGTGTGGAAAGTGCAAAGCTGATGATGGCAAAAGCGAAAGAATTAGCAAAAGATCTTCCTTTGATCATTACTGGCGACTTCAATGTGGATGAGAACAACCCGGCATATTTCACCTTAGCGAAGAGCAATGTCGTACAAGATGTCTACGACCTATCCCCTATTATCTATGAACCTAATTCGACTTTCAACGCATGGGGAAAAGATATCAAGGAGAAAGGACGTATCGATCATATCTTTATCAGCAAACCTTTCAAAGTATTGAAGTACGGCGTATTGACCGACACTTATCTAGGTCGCTACCCATCCGACCATTTCCCAGTCGCTGCAACGCTTAGCTGGAAATAGTAGTGAGTAGTGAGTAGTTAGTAGTTAGACCTAGGGCGGGATTAGAAGTGAGACATTAGATATAAGATTTTAGACCTTGGGCTCTATCCAAGGTCTAAAATCTAATGTCTTATATCTAATATCTCACTTCTAATATCTAATCCCTATTTTTACAAAAAAATTAACTATGAATAACTATCTCAAAATATCCTTGGGTGCCGCTGTTCTATTTCTTTCAAGCTGCGAAAGTTTAAACACGGGTGGTTTCACCCTTCCTCCACAGGGAACAGGTACAACAGGCACAGGCTCAACGACAACTCCTGCTGGCACTACTGGCAGCATTACACAATCCGAGGCCAATCAAGGCGTTAAACAAGCGCTAAGCAATGGACTGAACGAAAGTATCCGCGTATTATCTCTAAAAGATGGTTTCTTAGGGGATGCTGCGGTTAAGATATTAATGCCAGAGGAAGCGAGAAAAGTAGAATCGGCGCTTCGTGCGGTAGGAATGGGCAATCTATGCGATCAATTCATCATGAGTATGAATCGTGCCGCGGAAACAGCCGTAAAAGAAGCCTCATCGGTCTTTGTGGGTTCTCTTTCGAGAATGACCGTTACTGATGCATTCAACATTCTTCTGAGCGGACAGCAAGATGCTGCAACGCAATTTTTCAAAAGAAGCACTACGGCCGAGTTGACGACTCGTTTCAGTCCTATCATACAGTCGGCAATGGGCAAAAACAATGTTTCCACCTACTGGAATCAATTAACGAGCGCATACAACAAATTGCCTCTAGGCAATAAAATCGAAACAGACTTAACAGCTTATGTGACGCAACGCGCTATCGCTGGTCTTTTCGTGAAAGTTGCTGATCAGGAGCTTAAGATTCGTCAGAACTTGGGCGGATCGAGAAACTCCAGCATCTTGAATAAAGTATTCGGTTGGGCAGACCAACAAAAGTAAGATAGCGTAGAAATTTGTAGATTTGCCATTATGGAAATTAACGATATAAAAGATTTTCAGGTCGCTGAAAACTTCAGAAGATACGTACAGATCGATACGCAATCCGATGTAAATTCTACAACGGTTCCTTCCACCGAGAAGCAAAAAAACCTGAGTCGTGTGCTTGTCGAAGAGCTACTGGCAATAGGCATTGAAGATGCACACCTTGATGAGCTAGGTTATGTCTATGCAACGATCCCTTCGAATACCGATAAAAAAGTACCGGTTATTTGCTTCTGTTCGCATGTTGATACCTCTCCGGACTCTTCAGGAACGGATGTTAAACCCATCATCCACCGCAATTATCAAGGTCAAGACCTGGTGCTTCCGGATGATAATAAAATCGTTATTCGCCTGTCGGAGCATCCTGACTTAAAGGATCAAATCGGAAATGATGTGATTACCGCTAGTGGAAAAACATTACTTGGCGCTGATGATAAAGCTGGTGTAGCAGAAATCATGGATGCTGCGCGCATACTGATGCAGAACCCAGAGATTAAACACGGTGATATCAAGATACTTTTCACTCCTGACGAGGAAATCGGTCGTGGCGTTGACCATGCTGATCTTAAGAAATTAGGTGCAGATTACGGCTACACGATGGACGGAGAACGCGCTGGCACCCTAGAGGATGAAACATTCTCGGCTGATGGCGTTCGCATCAAGATTGACGGTATCTCTATTCACCCGGGATATGCGAAGAACAAAATGGTCAATGCGTTGAAAATTGCAGCAGATTTGATCGACAGTCTTCCAAAAGATAGATTATCACCGGAAACAACATCCGGGAAAGAAGGTTTTGTACACCCGGTCCACATAACAGGTTCGGTAGAAGAGGCAACGATCGACTTTATTATCCGCGATCATGACACTAAGAAATTGGCAGAGCACGAAGCAGAATTAGAGGCTATCGCTAAAGAGGTAGTTGCTAAGTATGCTGGCGCTAGCTTCACTTTTACGGTGAACGAGCAGTACCGCAACATGAAGGAAGTATTGGATCAGCATCCTCGCGTTGTTGATATCGCGATGATGGGAATTGAGCGCGCCGGCATGAAAGCTGAAAAGCGCAGCATCCGCGGAGGAACCGATGGTTCAAGATTATCTTTTATGGGTCTTCCATGTCCGAATATCTTTGCTGGCGGTCATGCATTCCACGGGAAACAAGAATGGGTTTCGGTACAGGATATGCAGAAAGCGGTATTAACGATTTTACATATTGCTGCCCTGTGGGAAGAAGTGGCGTAAGCCGAAATGAAGAGTAAAGGCACATAATTAACTTGTAAAAGTCTATCTTTAGCAATTAAACAGTATACGAAAGGACATGCAAAACAACGAAGTATTAAAAGCAATTCAAACGAGAAGATCTGTATTCCAGACTTCATTCACCAATGAAGAGGTTAGCAGAGAAGATATATTAACGATTTTAGAAGCGGCAAACGCGGCTCCTACGCATAAGCGTACGCAGCCATGGCGCTTCGTCATCTTCCGTAAAGAAGGGTTACTACGCCTAGGCGATGAGCTAGCACGTATTTGCAAAAGCGTAACACCGGCGGAGAAGTATACCGAATTGACAGAACAAAACATGGCGAAGAAAGCGACGCAATCCAACGCAGCAATTGCTATTGTGGTGAACTATACAGGCGATGTGCCTGAATGGGAAGAACTATGTGCTACAGCAGCATCGGTAGAAAACATGTGGTTAGCTGCTCATTCCCTTGGTTTGGGAGGATACTGGGCATCTCCAGGATTGATTAACCATATCGGTCCTTTCTTAAATCTAGAGCCTAATCAGAAATGTATCGGATTCTTCTACTTAGGACACCATGAGTCGGAAGAACGCGAACCTGTTCGCACGCCGATCGAAGATAAAATCAGATGGGAAGAATAATCCCTAAAGAAAAATAGGTGCTCTTAAGAGCACCTATTTTTTTGAATCTATACGTATATCCAACTTCCCTACTTTTCCTGTCCACCTCACCTTTTCTTGCAGGAAGCTGGCAACCGTTATAGCCATGGTGTTATTTGTATTCTTAATAAATTTAATATCCTGCGCTTCACCGTCAATTAAATTAAACTCCAATTGCAATTCCGCATCTCCAACGATGTCTCTCAATTCCGCATTCAATTCTTCGTTAAACATTTCCCATCCGCCTACAGGTAAAGCATCTGAATCTGAAAGTGTGCTAGTCGTTAGGCGTAGGTGTTCTTCCATCAGTAGCACCTCGTTCGTTGTCTCTTTTGCTGGCTGGCTGATAAATTTGAAGAAAATTAAAGAACAGGCTACTAAAAACAACACGGCACCCGCTGCCCCAATAGTCAGCCGTTGCCAGCTGTAAAAACGCTTATCACGCTCGGCACCCTTCGTTGCTAAGCGTTGTGCTAAGCGTTGCTGCAAAATACTTAGCTGATGAACATCGACTCCGTTTTGCGCTCTATAACCGTCAATGGCATCTTGCAGAAAAGGATCATTCAATGCCTCACGCTCCATCTCATACATCTCCTCCTTACTCATGAGCCCCATGACGTAATTATGAATTCTCGATAACTGGTAATTATTTTCCATTACTTCTTCTCCATACATATTTTGAGATTCCGCCTTCCGTTTTGGATGTAGCTCTTCACTTTCGAGAGCTCAAAACCCGTCAGATCGACGATATCCTTATAACACTTTTGTTCCAAATAGAATAGGCGAATACACTGTTGCTGCTCGCTGGCCAAGCCCGAAATACAGACCTCCAGCTTATCAAAATCCTGTTCCTCCCAACGCTGCTCATCCTTGCTGCTCAGTTTCTGCTCGCTTTCATACAGGTTATCTTCTATATCTACCTTGGTAATCTGTTTATCTTTACGCAACTGCATCAAACAATAGTTGCGCGCATAAACATATAACCAACTCTTAAAATTATCGACCTCGTGCGTGCGTAATTTCACAATCAACTCGTCGAATATCTGCATCACCGCATCTTGACTCTGCTCTGCATCCTGAAGGTATTTAAAACAAACACCATAGAGCAGCGACATATAGGGAGAATACAGTTTCCCCAAGCTATCCAAGTTGCCTGTTTGCCTGTAGTGTTGTAGCAGCTCTTTCTCGTTCATACTTTTTTACCTTCATCAATAAGATGATTCAAGATACGTAATTCCATAAATTATTTGCAAAATATGCTAGTCTAGATGGGGGAACAGCAGCATTATAGATAAAAGACTTTCATATTTCCATTGAAATAGAAAGGAATGAATGTTCTTGATGATTGCTGAAAACAGAAATGTTCAAAAAATAAGGGACTGTATATGCATACAGTCCCCGGTTTTACACTTAAACTATTAAATAAAAAATCGCTAGCATTAAAAGTAAAACTTAATACTAGGACTGATGTATTTCAGGGTGGCATCTTTGCCATTTCTAAATTTGGTTATTTGGTATTCGACATCGTTGATGACCTGCGTATCGGAAGTCGCATATAACGGCATATAACCCATACCGTATCCAATACCCAATTGGAAACCTTTTCCAAGACGGTAGCTCAAACCAAGTTTACCTGCTAAATAATAGGTAAAGCCACTAGGATTGATCTCTTCGTCAAAACGGCTCATAATCACACCACCATGTATATCGGTCTCGATATTCGCATGCAGTCCTTTATACAGTCTAGGGTAAAGCGCAAAGCGAAATCCGACGGTGGCTACTTTGACGTCATCCTTGTACTTAAACTCCCCTGCTTCGTTGCCCGATTTCACGTATTCCATTTCATAACTTCGGCTGGGTAGGAAGCTCCACGTGAGGGCAGTGGTAAATTGGAAAAGATCATCTATCGCATCCTTGCTCATCGGTATCGTCACATAATACTGCCTAAACGCGCTTGTTTCGCCTTCTTTCTTTGGTGAAAAGTTATATTCCAATTGGAATGCAAAATCAGCAATAAAGTCC from Sphingobacterium sp. BN32 harbors:
- a CDS encoding DUF3127 domain-containing protein, translated to MEIRGKVHEVGATQQVTESFKKRDMIVAYAENPQFVEYIRFEATQDRVNIFDNLAVGEDVEVSFNLRGRPWTNKEGVTTYFNSLVAWRVTKLANTAAAAPAPGYADMPPVDISSSGADDDDLPF
- a CDS encoding RNA polymerase sigma factor; this translates as MNEKELLQHYRQTGNLDSLGKLYSPYMSLLYGVCFKYLQDAEQSQDAVMQIFDELIVKLRTHEVDNFKSWLYVYARNYCLMQLRKDKQITKVDIEDNLYESEQKLSSKDEQRWEEQDFDKLEVCISGLASEQQQCIRLFYLEQKCYKDIVDLTGFELSKVKSYIQNGRRNLKICMEKK
- a CDS encoding endonuclease/exonuclease/phosphatase family protein; the encoded protein is MKKILINLTLLLLVSFSYAQKFNVATFNVATFNIRMKTKADTGNLWDVRKHAVNNLIKYHEFDIFGVQEAFKEQLDDMLSALPNFQYIGVGRDDGSNKGEHSAILYNTNRFKILKNGTFWLSATDTEKPNKGWDAALPRICTWGVFQDKNNGKKFIMMNTHFDHIGKEARVESAKLMMAKAKELAKDLPLIITGDFNVDENNPAYFTLAKSNVVQDVYDLSPIIYEPNSTFNAWGKDIKEKGRIDHIFISKPFKVLKYGVLTDTYLGRYPSDHFPVAATLSWK
- a CDS encoding class I SAM-dependent RNA methyltransferase, which gives rise to MAEVFNTQSKVIITCNRRLSPYLEQEVRDLGFEIKRAFNTGVEVKASVNECIKLNLNLRTASQVLYEIKSFRASDANELYKQLLGISWEDIIPFDGYFSVTSNVHNETITTPLFANVKVKDAIVDRIKDKKGLRPNTGPDLSKAVIHLHWMEDRAEIFLDTSGETLAKHGYRKHPGKAPMLEALASATIFATQWDGKSPFVNPMCGSGTLAIEAALIAQNRKPGLQRMNYSFMHFIGYNEEVFFEERRILKEITDKQNLPHIIASDISADAIEISKSNARTAGVEHLIEFEVCDFADTTIPVGDGVIMFNPEYGERLGVHSKLELTYKRMGDFLKQDCKGYRGYVFTGNPDLAKKIGLRASRRFEFFNGKLDCRLLQYELYEGTKEK
- a CDS encoding nitroreductase; amino-acid sequence: MQNNEVLKAIQTRRSVFQTSFTNEEVSREDILTILEAANAAPTHKRTQPWRFVIFRKEGLLRLGDELARICKSVTPAEKYTELTEQNMAKKATQSNAAIAIVVNYTGDVPEWEELCATAASVENMWLAAHSLGLGGYWASPGLINHIGPFLNLEPNQKCIGFFYLGHHESEEREPVRTPIEDKIRWEE
- a CDS encoding HD domain-containing protein yields the protein MKEQKKSKEEILDLTVAFVQDTLKDAESGHDWWHIQRVWNNTKHILQHEKADPLVCELTALLHDIADSKFHDGDETIGPRVAGEFLQSIDVDQDVIQHVQQIILNMSFKASLGEVTFHSKELEVVQDADRLDAIGAIGIVRAFTYGGFKNREIYNPNIPVQVNQDKESYKNTTAPTINHFYEKLLLLKDKMNTPTAKAIAEKRHQYMEGFLDQFYAEWNGEM
- the pepT gene encoding peptidase T → MEINDIKDFQVAENFRRYVQIDTQSDVNSTTVPSTEKQKNLSRVLVEELLAIGIEDAHLDELGYVYATIPSNTDKKVPVICFCSHVDTSPDSSGTDVKPIIHRNYQGQDLVLPDDNKIVIRLSEHPDLKDQIGNDVITASGKTLLGADDKAGVAEIMDAARILMQNPEIKHGDIKILFTPDEEIGRGVDHADLKKLGADYGYTMDGERAGTLEDETFSADGVRIKIDGISIHPGYAKNKMVNALKIAADLIDSLPKDRLSPETTSGKEGFVHPVHITGSVEEATIDFIIRDHDTKKLAEHEAELEAIAKEVVAKYAGASFTFTVNEQYRNMKEVLDQHPRVVDIAMMGIERAGMKAEKRSIRGGTDGSRLSFMGLPCPNIFAGGHAFHGKQEWVSVQDMQKAVLTILHIAALWEEVA
- a CDS encoding DUF4197 domain-containing protein, giving the protein MNNYLKISLGAAVLFLSSCESLNTGGFTLPPQGTGTTGTGSTTTPAGTTGSITQSEANQGVKQALSNGLNESIRVLSLKDGFLGDAAVKILMPEEARKVESALRAVGMGNLCDQFIMSMNRAAETAVKEASSVFVGSLSRMTVTDAFNILLSGQQDAATQFFKRSTTAELTTRFSPIIQSAMGKNNVSTYWNQLTSAYNKLPLGNKIETDLTAYVTQRAIAGLFVKVADQELKIRQNLGGSRNSSILNKVFGWADQQK
- a CDS encoding OmpW family protein gives rise to the protein MKKLLLTIAGLFAVGMSFTQAQTTDFNKWQVRLRGVAVIPTPSADIATIGGDVDINTKFIPELDFTYFFTKNIAAELILGTTKHNVNTTGSDLTAIGLGASEDVDLGSVWLLPPTLTAQYHFYPGKLVKPYVGAGVNYTIFYNVDEGNTVKGVEYKNKFGFATQIGTDINITDKFFLNVDAKYIFLKTDVDVDASNLAAGLAIPATVDINPFLVGVGIGYKF
- a CDS encoding glycerophosphodiester phosphodiesterase family protein, translating into MKKSFLLVAMTIVFHVGLFAQTSIIAHRGVWKNTQLPQNSIASLNAAIEQKLWGSEFDVHLTKDDVLVVCHDHDFYGLEIEQLTYKELLAKKHPNGESIPTVEEYLTAGLKQKNTKLIYELKTSRISKERTLKAVELSLAIVKKMKATKMVEYIAFDWDACLKFRQLDKNAKVHYLNGDKTPAQVKEAKLNGIDYNLNVFKKNPTWIKESKDLKLKVNVWTVNNEADMKYFLNEEVDYITTDEPELLSKIINK
- a CDS encoding phosphodiester glycosidase family protein, coding for MHRSYFFKLNYLLFLFLSCSILHSHAQSSDSLTVVNKEWTVKKVAKGVEWKQGHFDNLFNSVQEVNWIEIDLKKQGKNLHLAADSKILKPTSEFALENNALVAINGGFFNMKDGGAVDYIRVDGQVINQTAKESDRANAVLSIDRKRVTIQPATRENVEDSQSRNLMLSGPLLLQSANRYNLGKNAFNDNRHPRTAVGIAKKNKLILLVVDGRNAQAQGMSLHELASLMKWIGAQDAMNLDGGGSSTLFVKGGSPNDIVNYPSDNKKFDHEGQRNVANIIYLKN